From Halorientalis litorea:
GTCGCTCCCGGGACGACCGTCCGCTGGTACAACACCAGCAAGAGTTCCCACACCGTGACCGCCCTCGACGACGAGATACCCGACGAGGCCGACTACTTCACCTCCGGTGGCCACGACTCGCAGGCGGCCGCCGTCGAGGCGTGGAACGGGGGACACGGGGGCGCGCTCGAACCGAGCCAGAGCTACGAACACACCTTCGAAGTGCCCGGCACGTATCGGTACTACTGCATCCCACACGAGGCCGCGGGGATGTTCGGCGTCGTCGAAGTCACCGAGGATGCGACGCGAACGCCGCTCGACTGACTG
This genomic window contains:
- a CDS encoding plastocyanin/azurin family copper-binding protein is translated as MRRRAFLAAAGSSTVALAGCFGAGASGDADYDIGMSTSAFRPVEYAVAPGTTVRWYNTSKSSHTVTALDDEIPDEADYFTSGGHDSQAAAVEAWNGGHGGALEPSQSYEHTFEVPGTYRYYCIPHEAAGMFGVVEVTEDATRTPLD